Proteins found in one Fundulus heteroclitus isolate FHET01 unplaced genomic scaffold, MU-UCD_Fhet_4.1 scaffold_54, whole genome shotgun sequence genomic segment:
- the rpl32 gene encoding 60S ribosomal protein L32, translated as MPALRPLTKPKIVKKRTKKFIRHQSDRYVKIRQNWRKPRGIDNRVRRRFKGQMLMPNIGYGSNKKTKFMLPTGFKKFLVHNVKELEVLMMSNKTHCAEIAHNVSSKNRKVIVERAAQLAIKVTNPNARLRSEENE; from the exons ATGCCAGCCCTCAGACCCCTAACGAAACCCAAGATTGTTAAAAAGAGAACCAAGAAGTTCATTCGCCATCAATCTGATAGATATGTCAAGATTAGG CAAAACTGGCGCAAGCCCAGAGGTATTGATAACAGGGTCCGCAGGAGGTTCAAGGGCCAGATGCTGATGCCCAACATTGGTTATGGTAGCAACAAGAAGACCAAGTTCATGCTGCCAACTGGGTTCAAGAAGTTCCTGGTGCACAATGTCAAGGAGTTGGAGGTGCTGATGATGAGTAACAA GACTCATTGTGCTGAGATTGCCCACAACGTCTCTTCCAAGAACAGGAAGGTGATCGTGGAAAGAGCAGCTCAGCTGGCAATTAAGGTCACCAACCCCAATGCCAGGCTCAGGAGCGAGGAGAACGAATAA